Proteins from a genomic interval of Geotrypetes seraphini chromosome 7, aGeoSer1.1, whole genome shotgun sequence:
- the SLC25A47 gene encoding solute carrier family 25 member 47 — protein MTDFIAGAVGGAFGIMVGYPLDTVKVRIQTQKNYKGMWHCIYTTYKMEKMSGFFRGLSMSMSTVSVCSSISFGTYKSCLHNLCKLRYGSAEVKPSNLDIFLSGYAAGGVRVLVTSPIDLAKIRLQTQMQLHPVVPSSCLLSEPKYHSSVHCLRTVVQEEGFLGLYRGCSALIFRDGPSFATYFLSYAILREWLAPAGQSKPETLCVLLSGGFAGMLAWTVATPMDVIKSRLQADGASRPKYRGVIHCLKTSVRQEGVKVLFKGLGLNCLRAFPVNMVVFLTYEFILTLTKQLSI, from the exons GCGCCTTTGGCATTATGGTTGGCTATCCCTTGGATACAGTAAAG gtgCGAATTCAGACTCAAAAGAACTACAAAGGAATGTGGCACTGCATTTACACCacttacaaaatggaaaaa ATGTCTGGATTCTTCAGAGGACTTTCCATGTCCATGTCCACCGTCTCTGTCTGCTCTTCCATTTCATTCGGCACGTACAAAAGCTGTTTGCACAACCTGTGCAAACTAAGATACGGCAGCGCAGAGGTGAAGCCATCAAATCTGGACATTTTCCTATCTGGATATGCAGCTGGAGGTGTTCGG GTCTTAGTAACATCACCTATTGACCTGGCCAAAATCAGACTCCAGACTCAGATGCAGTTGCACCCTGTGGTCCCCTCTTCTTGTCTCCTCTCCGAGCCGAAGTATCACAGCTCTGTCCATTGCCTGAGGACAGTGGTACAGGAGGAAGGCTTTCTGGGGCTGTACAGAGGCTGCTCGGCATTAATATTCAGAGATGGTCCATCCTTTGCAACATACTTTCTCTCGTATGCGATTCTGCGGGAATGGCTTGCCCCGGCTGGGCAGAGCAAACCAG AAACACTGTGTGTGCTTCTTTCTGGTGGATTCGCCGGAATGTTGGCTTGGACAGTAGCGACTCCGATGGACGTCATCAAATCCAGGCTGCAAGCCGATGGAGCGTCAAGACCTAAGTACAGAGGAGTCATCCATTGTCTCAAAACCAGCGTGAGACAAGAGGGGGTAAAGGTTCTTTTTAAAGGACTTGGGCTGAACTGCCTTCGCGCCTTCCCTGTGAACATGGTGGTGTTTCTCACCTACGAATTCATCCTGACTCTTACAAAACAACTTTCGATATGA